A window of Microbispora hainanensis genomic DNA:
GCTCAGCGGCCTGTTTCGGCATGTGAGTGGAGATCATTACGAATTCATTGACGAACGGGCCCGGATGGCGGCGCTACAGCTGCTGCCTCGCTCGGAGGCGTGGCACGCGGCCGACGTCCTCAACCGGCTGTCCACCGGCATCCAGGCGAGTGTCGCCACTGCCGCGGCGACCTTCGGCGCGGTGCTCGGCGAAGAACCGGACGCTGTCACCTCTTCACGATCCGATAGAGGGCGTCCTTTCGCCTTTCTGAATGCGGAAGTGCTGCGAAGCCTGAGCGACCTGGACATCCCCCCGCGCCGAGCAGAGACCCGGTTCACCGGCGCGCCCGCCTCCACGTCGCCCCGGACGACGCCTGCCATCACCCACCTTCCGTCGTCCGTGCAGGCCACTCCGGCTTCCGCCTCTCACAGCATCTGTATGTGGGGCACGCCTGGCAGCGGCAAGACGACCTTCCTGGCCGCCCTGTCGATTGCCCTGATGCGCCGGAAGGACAACTGGAAAATCGTAGGTTCCGACCCCACCTCCAACGATTACCTCGTCCAAAGGAAAAGGGCGCTGCTGCATGAAAGGGTCTTCCCCGAGGCGAGCAGCGTCCTGGAGCAGTACCACTGGATGCTGATCGGCCCCGGCGCGGAACAGAGCAGGTGGTGGAGTCGTAAGCCGAAGATCGGCCCCGAGCGTCGGATCCGTGTCAGCATGATCGACGCACCCGGGGGTCTTTTCGCTGCGGAAGAGCCTGCCGACGGAGGGCTAACCGATTCGCGCCAACGGGAGCTGCTGGACAACCTGGCTCAGAGCCGGGGCATCCTCTTCCTCTTCGACCCTGTTCGGGAATTCGAGATCGGAGATGCCTTCGACCATCTGCATGCATCGCTCACCCGGCTCGCCGAACGGATGCTCGCCGCCGGCGAGGTGAGGGATGGGAAGCTTCCGCACCATATCGCGGTCTGCATTACCAAGTTCGACGATCGCCGAGTGTTCGACACGGCAGTGGATCGTCACCTGGTCAGCGTCGAGCCCGACGATCCGTACGGCTTTCCGCGGGTGAGCGACGAGGACGCCCGGACGCTGTTCCACGCATTGTGCCAAATTTCGCGGAGCGGTACTGCTGATCTGGTTTTCGCCGCCCTCGAAAGATTCTTCCATCTTGAGCGTATCCAGTTCTTCGTCACCTCATCCATCGGGTTCTTCGTCGACAGGAGCACGAATGTCTTCGACTGGGACGACTCGCAAAATCTCCTGGCCGACGGGGACCACCTATCCCTGCGCATACGAGGAGAGGCTCATCCGATCAATGTCGCGGAGCCGGTGCTGTGGCTTGGCCAGGCGCTCACAACGACCGGGAAGTAGAGCCGATCAGCCCTGGTAGAAGGTCAGATCCACGCCGGAGACGGTGTGCTGGACGCAGGTGAACCCGCCCAGGCCCGCCTGCGCGGCGACCGCCTCACCCGGGCCCGCCTGCGCGGCGACCGCCTCGCTCAGGCAGACGACGCCGGGAGCGGCGAGGTCCTGAGCCATCTTCGACGCTTGATTCACCGGCGCTCCGGCCACGTCGCGGCCTCCGTCCGGCGTCCG
This region includes:
- a CDS encoding SAV_2336 N-terminal domain-related protein, yielding MTIDRLSDVLSRTGLDMSAQELSDVLWLAAHLSPESDSVDVSGRTAAHPSLEAPADPHSATSWTAETAPETATTEFALGLELPADDPSGDVHRIQVPDAPMVRHSLPIQRALRPLKRTVPSRVRNVMNEAATAAEIARTGRWIPVMRGAPERWLDLALVVDTGPTMRPWHPMVGELRAVLGQVGAFRDIHVSYLVGDRIALGPDASPGSPAALVDPTGRRVVLVLTDCSGRHWWEGTAQPLVQMWARRNATAVLQPLPERLWRRTAVPVIPGLAAQGKPCGPNTTLHFRPFEETPPASGIPLPVVELDPAWIGDWARLVAGGDTVATAMTYVSARPRSLAQRVDEERSIDLEDRVLRFRATASPEAVRLAGYVAVSTPALPVMRHLQRALLPRSRPQHLAEVLLSGLFRHVSGDHYEFIDERARMAALQLLPRSEAWHAADVLNRLSTGIQASVATAAATFGAVLGEEPDAVTSSRSDRGRPFAFLNAEVLRSLSDLDIPPRRAETRFTGAPASTSPRTTPAITHLPSSVQATPASASHSICMWGTPGSGKTTFLAALSIALMRRKDNWKIVGSDPTSNDYLVQRKRALLHERVFPEASSVLEQYHWMLIGPGAEQSRWWSRKPKIGPERRIRVSMIDAPGGLFAAEEPADGGLTDSRQRELLDNLAQSRGILFLFDPVREFEIGDAFDHLHASLTRLAERMLAAGEVRDGKLPHHIAVCITKFDDRRVFDTAVDRHLVSVEPDDPYGFPRVSDEDARTLFHALCQISRSGTADLVFAALERFFHLERIQFFVTSSIGFFVDRSTNVFDWDDSQNLLADGDHLSLRIRGEAHPINVAEPVLWLGQALTTTGK